A DNA window from Drosophila pseudoobscura strain MV-25-SWS-2005 chromosome 2, UCI_Dpse_MV25, whole genome shotgun sequence contains the following coding sequences:
- the LOC117185650 gene encoding uncharacterized protein, whose product MFWAISPVLVLPILSHRVLAPPVLTSPVLGLPVQGHRVLEQQVLGDLVLGHQVLRHQVLGHRVLSALVLGHQVLGLPVLTSPVLGLPIQGHRVLGDQVLGDRVLGHQVLDQQVLGHQVLGLPVLEVLVLGFLVLDVLVLGFLVLGLLVLDLPVRGHQVLGLQVLANPVLALPVLANPVLALPVLANPVLGHRVLALLVLGHRILARLVLVPPILGHRVLAPPVLTSPVLGHRVLGQQVLGLPVLEVLVLGFLVLGLLVLDLPVRGHQVLGLQVLANPVLALPVLANLVLGHRVLCYRVLAPLVLGHRVPASPILVLPVLVHQVLEHRVLGHRVLGHRVLAPLVLASPVLALPVLGHQMLVLVLEQ is encoded by the exons ATGTTTTGGGCCATCAG CCCTGTCCTAGTCCTCCCGATTCTGAGCCACCGGGTTTTGGCCCCCCCGGTCCTGACCAGCCCGGTCCTGGGCCTCCCGGTTCAGGGCCATCGGGTCCTGGAACAGCAGGTGCTGGGCGACCTGGTCCTGGGCCACCAGGTCCTGCGCCACCAGGTGTTGGGTCACCGGGTCCTGTCGGCCCTGGTTCTGGGCCATCAGGTCCTTGGACTCCCGGTCCTGACCAGCCCGGTCCTGGGACTCCCGATTCAGGGCCATCGGGTCCTGGGCGACCAGGTGTTGGGCGACCGGGTCCTGGGCCACCAGGTGTTGGACCAGCAGGTCCTAGGCCACCAGGTCCTGGGCCTCCCGGTCCTGGAagtcctggtcctgggctTCCTGGTCCTGGACGTCCTGGTCCTAGGCTTCCTGGTCCTGGGCCTCCTGGTCCTGGACCTCCCGGTTCGTGGCCACCAGGTCCTGGGACTCCAGGTGCTGGCCAACCCTGTCCTTGCGCTCCCGGTGCTGGCCAACCCTGTCCTTGCGCTCCCGGTGCTGGCCAACCCGGTCCTGGGCCACCGGGTCCTAGCTCTCCTGGTTCTGGGCCACCGTATCCTGGCCCGCCTTGTCCTAGTCCCCCCGATTCTGGGTCACCGGGTTTTGGCCCCCCCGGTCCTAACCAGCCCGGTCCTGGGCCATCGGGTCCTGGGACAGCAG GTCCTGGGCCTCCCGGTCCTGGAagtcctggtcctgggctTCCTGGTCCTGGGCCTTCTGGTCCTGGACCTCCCGGTTCGTGGCCACCAGGTCCTGGGACTCCAGGTGCTGGCCAACCCTGTCCTGGCGCTCCCGGTGCTGGCCAACCTGGTCCTGGGCCACCGGGTCCTGTGCTACCGGGTCTTGGCCCCCCTGGTTCTGGGCCACCGTGTCCCGGCCAGCCCGATCCTGGTCCTCCCGGTTCTGGTCCACCAGGTGTTGGAACACCGGGTCTTAGGCCACCGGGTCCTGGGCCACCGTGTCCTGGCTCCCCTGGTCCTGGCCAGCCCTGTCCTGGCGCTCCCGGTCCTGGGCCACCAaatgctggtgctggtgctggagcaATAG
- the LOC26534098 gene encoding basic proline-rich protein-like produces the protein MPPGPRPPGPVLPGTGPLDPRSTGPAKLGPAPPGSGPSGPGSPCPGSPGSGPPGPGPSGPGPPGPGLSGPGPPGPGPAGVGPPGPVAPSSGPSGPWTPGAGQPGPGPPDPGPPGPGPPGSGPPYPGQPCPSPPDSGPPGLWPLDPRAPGPAPPGPRPPGPGSSGPGLPGPGSPGPGPPGSWPPGPGTPGAGQP, from the coding sequence ATGCCACCGGGTCCTAGGCCACCAGGTCCTGTGTTGCCGGGTACTGGGCCACTAGATCCTAGGTCAACGGGTCCTGCGAAACTGGGTCCTGCGCCACCAGGTTCTGGGCCTTCTGGTCCTGGGTCTCCTTGTCCTGGATCTCCCGGTTCTGGGCCACCAGGTCCTGGGCCATCGGGTCCTGGGCCACCAGGTCCTGGACTATCGGGTCCTGGGCCACCAGGTCCTGGGCCAGCAGGTGTTGGGCCACCGGGTCCTGTCGCCCCTAGTTCTGGGCCATCAGGTCCTTGGACTCCCGGTGCTGGCCAACCTGGTCCTGGGCCACCGGATCCTGGGCCACCGGGTCCTGGCCCCCCTGGTTCTGGGCCACCGTATCCTGGCCAGCCTTGTCCTAGTCCTCCCGATTCTGGGCCACCGGGTCTTTGGCCACTAGATCCTAGGGCACCGGGTCCTGCGCCACCAGGTCCTAGGCCTCCCGGTCCTGGAAGTTCAGGTCCTGGGCTTCCTGGTCCTGGGTCTCCTGGTCCTGGACCTCCCGGTTCGTGGCCACCAGGTCCTGGGACTCCAGGTGCTGGCCAACCCTGA